DNA from Drosophila suzukii chromosome 2R, CBGP_Dsuzu_IsoJpt1.0, whole genome shotgun sequence:
AAACCGTTTCCAAATGGCTAATAATCAGAACCGACTGGTTGACATTGGTGGCCAGGGCCAATTGAAAGGCCACCATTAGCAAGTCCTGGATATTGTGATCAGTATAAGCCCAATAAATGTTGCTTGTATCACCGGCGGCTCTTATGGTGGTCCTCACTTTGGTCAAATCGAAGTCGTCGATAttcttaatatataaaaataatataagttAATGGAAGAACATTTTTTGGGCCTTTGAAATGTGTGCTCACCATAGGACGCAGTTGATCCTTATTGTTAAGACAAGGAACCAAAAACCAAACGGTGTACTCGTTAACCGTGATGTACTCGAATATGCGGCGCACCTGATCAAACACCTCCAATATAAACTTTCGCTCCGCCAAACGCACTGCCTCATTGACATGTAGACATGTTTTGACCAACTTGCAGACCACATCCTGTGGTTGCATCGCCTGGCGATCAAAGAGCTTGACGAAGGTCTCGAAGGGACTGTCGGGATCTCTGAAGGAAAAGGCAGACAGTGAATTAAGATTTGAAAATAAGACTGCATTTAAGGACTAAAAAATTAGTCTCTATAATCCAATTACACATCGGGACCAATAAAACCTACTTGAAGTTGCTGTAGGCGTCGCCACCGCCGTCGCTTTGGATAACCTTCAGCCAGTTGCCGGAGCACTCCTGGTAGAGATGCCTCAAATAGTTGGTGGAGTGCTCGGGCCGCACAAAGAACTTGGCGTGAAAGTCCTGGATGCTGGCGGTTTCGCTCCTGCCCCCATTCATCTGATAGGACACAGAGTCCAGGGAGGAGAAGGAATCGAAGCGGCGCTTCACGGTCACACTGATTACATTGGACTGGAGCATCCTCAAGGAGGCCTCCTTGACCTTGCGCTCATTTCGCCTCTTCAGACGCTCCATTGCCTGCTTTGAGGTGCTGGGCGTCTCATCCAGATCGCTTAACACCTCCTCGGTTGTCTGGGTGATGTCTCCCTTTGCCATTGGATGCAGCTCGAACTTCATGGAAACGCTTCCCTTGCCAATTGTGAGCATCGGAACCTTGGAAAGACTTTCCTCATCCGGATATGTGAGGGAGCAGAGCAGAAGGATGGCCTGTCCCACGGGACTAATAGCCGGTATATCCACTGGCAGATCCTTGAACACTTCATAGATGATTATATGCACATTGTCAGCGGTCGGGAAATTTATGTTCACTGATTCGCAACCCAAACAATCGTTGATACTCAGCTGAAAGGATACATATCACTGATTATCCgaactttttaaatattacctTAACTCACGGAAATAAGGTTTAGTTTGTGATTTCTATTTAGGGCAGCGCCTCTTGACATGGTTAATTTTAATTGCAAACCGATCCTAACTTTTGCTCAAACTTTTTTTCAGCGTCCTTTAGTGTTGGACAGTGCTCAAATATGTTGCGACCTTTTCTAGCAAACTATCGATAGTTTTACCTTATCGACTTATCAACTATCGATACGCGGTTATAGCGACTATACAAAAGTGCTGGAAAATGTTCCCGAGAATTCAaaacttaatttttaaaaatacaacgAAAGAACTAGTGACAATGTTTTATGAATAATCAGCAAACTTGAAGATATAATGGAAAATATGAATCttgcatttaaataatatagtTGAAGTAGGAAATATATTTGTTACTAACAAATTTAAGCTGATGGATTTATGTAGCCTACTTCGGTGACTTTGTTTAGGGATGTATTTAGTCTTAatctattattatataaaacCTGCTTTCATTTAAATCCAGGTGATCTCTGGCCACTACTTTGTTGGGATTAAAATGGCTTGGGGACTGGGACCTCCACCCATTTGTAGTACACTTTTTTCCCGGCCTAACGTGAATTTATGAATCAGCAAGGAATCAACATTATTATGAGCCATGGGAAGTGAGCCATTAAATTGGCTTGGCCAGGACAACCGACCTGGTGCATAAAATTAGGATTAACGGCTTTCTAAGTGCCATCAAACCCCCAACTGCCGCAACTCCCAAATGCACGCACTGAGCAACAATTAGTCCGAAAGTCTGCATAAAATGCGAGCTGGCCTTGGTAACTTTTAAAAAGCTTACTTGTTGTTTCACAGAGAGATATTAAATTTAAGGCAACGAAAACAAAAGCGACCGAACAAAACCAAAATTgtgattttcttttaatttttatgacACTGTCGGCAGAGTTTTCGCCAGCGATTTTACGACTCgaaaagaaaaaaggaaaagtaCACTGATAAAAAATATGGGAATAgttaaaataaacatattcattaattaaatacataattatcattattattatcaactgctacctttaaaaattaaGTACAAAATTAACGAAGATTTTAATTAAGATTAATCTTAATGatttacattaaaaatatatgaatcaAGTTAAAAATATAAGGTAAATGTCAGTAAAAACATTAACTATAATTGTAAGATTTTACATTAATAAAAACTACATACATATAGGAGAATCTTACTACTTTCTTTTATCAGTGTGGAAAGGAAGAACATTTCCTTATCGCTGCTTTTGATGATGCCCAAGGAAATCATTTATATTTCTGGGCTCCTCTCTCCTTCCTTTTGGCCAATTTTATGCTTCTTTGCATTTTTAATGATGATTGCCATTTCTGTATTATTTTCCCTGGCGATTTATGACCTCTGCGGGCAGGACCACACGTCACGCATTTAATTGCGATTTAATAGCCCAAATGATCGCCAAAAACTTTTGTGCGAACTTGGCACTGCATTCAACTATTCTGTGATATGTGTGGTCGGTCGAAAATTGTGGAGAGGAGGTTCCGATTCCCTGGCAGCTCGTAAAGCCAGCGAAATTATTGCAATTTAACGGACAACGCCGATCCACCCGAATGACCAGCAATTAGATGCCAGCCTTGGGCAAAGTAATTCCTGGCTTCGGATTCTCCAGAGAACCAAGGAACCAGAAAGCCAGAGAGCCCGAGAAGAGGTTCCAGTCCAGTAGTCGTTGGGGCTTTATCGCCAACATAAATATCCTCAGATAAAAGCGCGAAAAAAGCGAAACAGCATTCTTCGGCTGCGGGGGAATCCCCCCAATTGCAATGTCCAGAAATTATAGCAATTTGCTTGTCAAATTGTTGCCGACTTGGGCAATAAATCGTTGGCTTTATGGGCCGCTCCGCGTCGCCAGGTGATCGCGATAGAGTTGTTTTAGAAATAAATCCGCCAAAAAGGCTCTTGGCCCGGCCGACGATCCTCTTTAGTGGTTCGTAAACTTGTAAAATGTGCAATTTCGTCGGCCGGCTTTTACTTAAGTCGATCTTATTTTTCCTTTGCCCGACTGATTTCGCTAATTTAATGGTGCTTTGCCAGCAGTCCAGCCAATTGAATAGTTGGCAAAATCGCCGGGGGATCCAGATCGATGGGGAGCGATTGAAATATTGTTATGGTGATTTACCTGGCAGTGGGTGGTAATTTGCGATGTTTACGAGAGAAATGATGATTGGTTGTTGAGCAGGCTAATTTGATTGGAATGTGCCaaagaatttaataaaaataaacacgaCTTAGCGCTTATTATCTTATGCTTTCATTAAATAGTAGTCTCTTTATTACATATAtgataaaatttatttttaattcatttgCGATAATAAAGAAGTAGTAGTTTATTTGGAGTTCCTCTTTAGATATTTTTCTGACTAAAtctattttcaaatatttttcaaagcgctctcacaaaattaaaactaaaaatttaGCCATTTGCATTCAACGTTCAAGCATCTAATGTGAATTCTTTCTCCCAACATATGTAAGTACATTCCACTCCATTCCATTCCCAATCCGAAATTCTGACCATGATTCGCATCTGCAATTACGAACATTTTTATTGGCTCGCCTCTTGGGAAACCGCTTGCACCTGCTATTGTTCCTATTTTTACAGGGTACACGTATACAACTCGATGTAGCAGCTTACATCAGCTATAACGATGTTTATCTTACTTTGTAAAATtgtgaatttaaaatatttatatattttttttaagagatTGCTTCATAAACTTACTTTAGATGTATCAAAATTAGATAGGTAGATAGCCCTGAAAAGTTGTATATAAACAGCTCTACCATtatagaaataaaataaacacatCAAATTTGATTTACtttaatttagattttcaaatttCATTGGGATTATATTGCATATATCGGTAAGCAGACTCCCATTAGTCATACATTTTGCGATACCTAATGAAGTGTAGATTTATAGACAGCTTTTAAAAGGTATCTTGAGGTCGTTCAACTCAAGTGAAGCGTTTcgcattgttgttgctgtggcATACCAGAACCTTGAAGTTGCTGTAACACTCGTAATTCGAAATGTTTACGGTacatttaatttcatttggATTATTACAATATGCTTTAGGAGGCGACTCCGTTCTTCCCGGGTTCCTGTCCTCCCTGCTCCTCCTCCAATCTCCAATCTCCAGCTCCAACATCCACCTCCATGCTCCATTTGCCAGGCCGAACAATGAGCCATGAAGATTGGGTGGAGCGGTGGATTAAAGGGGCAAATACCCAGACTCCCGAACCCGGACCCGAACCCAAAACCCCAATCCAAATCCCCCCGCTCGCCCCGTTTTTGGGCAGGTGTAGCGATGTAGCAAACGGACATATTTCATTGTTGTTGCCAAAGTGTAATTGCGAATTCCAGACAAATGTGAAATTTGAATTTACAAGTTTAACTTTTCTTGTGAAATCATTTGTTTGGGCTGCTTCTGTGGAACTCTCGTCACTGCTCCTTTTGTGGGGTTTATTTCGTTGTGCGACTCAAGTGTGCAGTTGGCAATTCTCGACTTAGTTCATTTGTTCCATTTCAACGCTTGCCAGCTGAAGAAGTCCTTCGGGAGGAGGATAAAAGGAAGGATGAGGGGTTCCATCTCCATCTTTTCGGGTTCGGCATAAACAAATGTACTCATGTCGCTGCTCCTTTCTCTACTTTCTGCTTTCATCTCGCTCTCTACACTCACATACATCCCTTTCACTTCGATTGTCCCATTTTCGTTGCCACATTTCCGGATTGTGGTACTTCGTTCTGGCCAAAAATGGAAAGGTATATTGTCTGTGTTGAGGAACAGGCGTAGATAAACAAGGTGATTATCTTATTTTGATTCACAAATAGGTAAACCTTTCTTATAAGAAGGTTTTTATGATGATTCTTTGTCAAATTGAGTTTAATTTATTCTTAATTTTATTAGTGTAGCAATACACCTagattaataaatataaataaataatttaaaaatgaaaagaaataCGTATGAATGCCAATATGATTGtaatgattataataaaaatcggaATTTATATGATGAGTAGGTGATAAGTAAATGTTGTATGCATAGTAGATTCACATTatctttttaaatatgttatatatttatttaaaaagataTAAAGATCTTAATCAAAAAAATATGATACAATCAAATACCATCTTTTGGGATATTTACAGacttataaaataataaattataaatatactaCATAATTTACATTAAACACGTATACgtaataaaattcaaaaaattgtttaatggCTATAAAAAGATTATATCATAGATAAATAAggataatataatatatttttgatttaaacaAACTTTTTAAATGGCAAGGTAAAGtagaaataaaatatactttaaaatttaaagacTTTGACCCTAAAACAATTTCCAATATTTTATTACGTATACGTTTATCTTCACGATCTAAAAGAAACCCTTTTGGAAACTATAATCCCTTTAGAAGGTATTGCAAAGGCGCATTATTCCAACCTAGAGCTGGGTGCCTCTAGCGTATGGCTTATTTTGTTTCCTGCTTTCTGTTCCTTGAAGGACGGCATCCGGATTCAGCTGCAGCCGGAGAAGGCTTAGGCCGAGATCCCGGAATGCTCCACCTCAACGTGCCGCAAAAGACCGCCACGAATGGAGGGTCCTCCAAGGCGAGGATATGCGGAATTCGTAGGGATTCGATGGCTCCTTCGTTTGGCATTCTAGTTTGGCTCTTGTACACTTGCCCGGCATTTTGTTAGCTGAAAGGTTGGGTGTTTTGTGTGTGCGCTGGGGAGTGTGTTTTTTGTCCGGTCTTTTGTGCTCGAGCGTTGTGCCGAAAAAGTTGCATTTCACGTCTTGTTGGACTCGGACTTGCTCCTTTCTTGCACTCTGCAGTGCCGCTGATTTGGCTTCTTCATATTTTGCTGCCATGGAGCCACCAAAGTGGTGCGTTCCGGTTTGCCGCATAAAACACACTGCCACGCCTCCGGCCGCacacgcccaccgcccaccgcccaccgcccccCTGCACACACGTACGCACACAAATACAATTAGAGACTTGGTTTGTTGGTTCAACTTGTTTGCTTACATTCAACTTTATTTCACTTCTGCTGCGATGGTTTCTTTCAGCCACTATCCCCCAACTCAACCCGTTCAGTTGGCCCAGTCGAGTTGGGTTGGCAGTGTGCAAAGTTTTTGGCCAACTTGCAGCAGCTCCATTGTGTTTTCCAAGGCCGGAAGAGCGGATTCTGATTCTACAAAAAGTGGGTGCCACGGGTAGCAGTCGGAAGCGCCTTAACTTAATTCTGCTGGATTTCTATGCATCCTCCAGCGAACGGGCGCTGGCACTCTCTGTTTGCTTAAATGTTGTATAATTCACTGATTTCTCTGTGGTTCTGTTGCCATTGTTGGATTTTTGTTGATGCTCCTGGCTGTGTGTGCTTCTTTGTGTGGCCATATTTGTGATTACATTACGTATACGTACGTATACGTAATGCTCACTTGGCGAGCTGCAGCAACTTTGCGGTAAGTCCTCAAGAAACGGAATAATTGGAGGGATTACTAATGAATGGTGGACATCAGGTTAAGCCATAAAAATGTTATCAAAGCATACAAATAAAGATAATGTATTGGATTACAGGTAATTATCTTTACTGTTAACAAGATGGGAACTTCTATTATTTTAGACAATTTTTCTACTCATTACTTCTAAATTCTGACAGGAATTGTATTTTCTATTGTGATATCCTTCATTTTACTAGCATTaattttcctttatttttgGGAATCGATTTGAACCGAAATATGTTGAATTTTTTAGAGCCATAAGTTCCTTCTCTGTTTTGGTATATACCTTGATCATCACTtttcaattcaataaaatctATAACAATTTTACATTGGTTGCTCTCCTTTTTCGACCCAAATTGTTTTCCCTTATTTCTGGAGCCTGGCATTTTGGCATCTTCCTTCAGCCTACTTTTGTTCAGTAGATTGCAATAAAATAACCCAAAATACTTTAACCAGGCCAATCCCAATTCCTGTCGATTTCCTCATGGAAAACGTAAGAAAACGAACATGGCCTGAACATTGTAAATTGTTGTCCGAAAATTTATTGGCAGCACTTATCAGATTCACTCATAAATCTGCAAAAAGCCCGTCTCCAAAGCCGTGCTTGCCATCTCTTTCGCTCCTTGGCGATGCGTGGGTGGGGGTTTTTGTGTGTGAGTGGGAGTATCTGTGTGAGAAGTAGAGTACACACGGAGAAAAAATGAGAAGTAAAGAATTTTGAAGTTCcaatattttcttatatatttGTGGATTGTGCAGCTAGACCCATTAAACAAGATCCATTATAtgtcaaaatatattttaaactatttttatactTCCAATATTTATAAGCTAGTCAAAAAAAATGGCAAGTACAGTAAAACTTCTATAGCTCAACCGACCATATGcaaccaaaaaaataattggAGTTATAGAGTTATAATACTGTTTGTTTCCACAATATCATAATTACTTTAAAACCTAatctaatttttgttttgttagaAAATTTGTGTCCGATCAGGGATGTCTGAAAAATGATATCACACTAGATCTTAGGTATTTTTGTTACCAATAAAAGTTTGATTATAAATAAAGTTAAACTTATAGAGCTATCGAATTAGAGAAGCTTGACCTATTGGCCTTCAATCATACTAGCAGTTACCATGAGTTTCTTTTTAGTGTATGGTGTGGGTGGGTGGATTGTGCGAGACATTTATTTGCATGCCTCGCCCGATTTTGCCTCTCTTTCGGTGCTCCATTTCGGTCGCACAATCCACAAATTAACATGACATTTTTACAAGCCCAAACATGTGTACACATGGGCCCGAAAGTGAACCGAACCACTCGAAATTAATAGCCAGCAAAGCAGCATCGGGCGCACATAAGCCGCTCATTGGATGctgatgtggatgtggatgtgaatgtgaatgtggatgtggatgtggccTAAATGGTCGGTGGGACCTTCGGCCGGACATTTATGGACATGGCCGAAAAAGTCAAACATTTGAACAGTCGGGGGCGTAGAACACCGGAGCGTCGAACAGGTTGCCATTTTATGCATCCATAAATTTAATTACTCAAAGCTACAAAATGTGAAAAACAAAAGGCCATTAGCTCAGGTGGAAAATGACTGCAGACGAACTTCCATATCCCGAATTTCCTCTATTTGAAGTTTATAGGGCTATCCGGCCATTATGCTCTAtattctaaaaataaatttaatgactataataattaaatgttgtAGCTTTACAAAAGTTAAAAGTCTTCAAAGTTTTCTTTAAAGAACAAGCTATAGATATTGTCATTATAGAAACTATTACATTATCTTATAACTTATCTTACCTCTGTAATTATTTCAATGGAATATACATTGATAAACGTGTATGTAATAAATATTACCAATTTAAAGATAagtaaactttaaaggtgaaTTTTGGAAATACTTCTCTTAATACTTACCTTAAAAGGTAAGTCATAAATCAATagaattaatttaaattaagtcATTATAATAACCCAAAACAACATGCTTCAAACATTATTTTAGTTAAGGAACTTAACCTGTGCTTCTTTCTCTTTCACCCCCTATACCGTTCCCCTTCACTCCAATTTGGATGTTCGATAATCTGGGCCAAGAGACGTGCATACCCATTCAAGATGCAGGTTTTTCATTGACAGGAGACGAGTCCATAAGACTGAGACCTCAAACATGGGAGGAGACAGCCATATAGAGAGGGGAAAAATCATGACAAAACATTTGGCCAACGAGTTTTCATTTTCTTTGTGTGGTGTGGTGCATTTTTTGCTTCattcttttcctttttttatttttttggttccACTTGAATGAGAATGACGAGAGGACGTCGACGATGATGAAGTTATCAGGCAGAAACAAGCCGAAAGTTGGCACAGTTTCAAAAAGTTTGGCCCACATAGAACGTAGGACCGAGATGAGGGGCTAACAATCAGAAAAGCAGACTGCAAATTCTAAAACAAGGCACACGAACTTTGCATCGAGCGAAAGAGACGGCATTGGTGGGGGAGAAAGAGACGGGGCTAAGTCGGGGAGAAAGAGATGGGGCTTACCGGGGCACCGAGGACATCAGGCATTTCCGTCCAAGTGCGAATGAGTTTAGCTCTCGGATCTCTGTCAATAGCGAGGAGTGGCACATGGACAGGAGCCACAGGAACTGCCGGCAAAAACAACAGCGACACCAggggcaacaacaacaaatacaGCAGATACAACAACAATACcagaaacaacaacgacagcaGTTGACAAATGCAACAAACGACAAGTTAAAATTCATGTTCATTGTAGTTGCCACAAGTTTGCCTTTGCTGAGGTTAAAACACAACATTTCTCGACTTCAAACCAACAAGCTGGGAATGTAAATGGTAATTGACAAACAGCAGCTTaagtattttaaaatgattttatgTGTAGTACTTTCGGTAAGCTAGGGATAAATTAAGAAACATTGTCAGATACTTGAAGgaaaatcaaagtttttagGGTCTTACAAACGAATGCCATTTGCCAGatgcttaaaaatatatgcatAACTGTTATACTAGCTCAATCAATTTAGGTACTGGATTATGCAGTTTATTCCTTATAGAAAACCTGATGATATTTGAATAATCCTAATCTATTTGCAAAAACCTACAGCTCATCTGAAGCCAAGTAtttcaattattaaaattatttttaaaaaaattaaaaagccATCCTGTTGGCAGCTTTCATTTCACTCACCAAtccaaaacaaaacatttgCGCAATACAAGTGGCCGGAATATTTCACAGCCTGATATCTGCAGATGGAAAGTGTTTCTGCCACCTCACCTGACTGACTGACTTCCGTTTCGTTCCACTCTAGACAATAATATGACGTACATGTTGGGGCCAACATGAAGTTAGCCcgcaaaataataaaatggcTATAATAAAtttctgttttctgttttgCAAAATATTTCCAGGAATTCGGGGATGGATTGTATGCCAGCCAGCCTTTCAAGCGGAAATTGCACATTTTGCAGAAAGTGCTCCCCCGGGGGAATCGGGATGAGATGGAGTATAAAAGGAATTAGGAATGCAATTTGAGGTTATGTTGGCAATGTGCAACCGGGCTAACTGTACCACCACCAACATGGCTGAGCACTGAAAGAAAATTATCTAGCCCTTTTCCAATTAAAAAATCATTTGAATTATATAATACATAAATTTGAATATAACAGGTGAGATATTTTGAGTGAAGtaaggccaatggacacccaAGTTTATGAATAAGAAATATGAGTTCATGCTATAAGGACCGTTCAGTAGATAGTTTATAGTTTATAGAATAAACAAAATGGGGATACAATTCAAAAGGGCTTTT
Protein-coding regions in this window:
- the ord gene encoding protein ORD; amino-acid sequence: MSRGAALNRNHKLNLISLSINDCLGCESVNINFPTADNVHIIIYEVFKDLPVDIPAISPVGQAILLLCSLTYPDEESLSKVPMLTIGKGSVSMKFELHPMAKGDITQTTEEVLSDLDETPSTSKQAMERLKRRNERKVKEASLRMLQSNVISVTVKRRFDSFSSLDSVSYQMNGGRSETASIQDFHAKFFVRPEHSTNYLRHLYQECSGNWLKVIQSDGGGDAYSNFKDPDSPFETFVKLFDRQAMQPQDVVCKLVKTCLHVNEAVRLAERKFILEVFDQVRRIFEYITVNEYTVWFLVPCLNNKDQLRPMNIDDFDLTKVRTTIRAAGDTSNIYWAYTDHNIQDLLMVAFQLALATNVNQSVLIISHLETLSDFISMQYVTASFMNDFYIEKHSDPKWICHRYLQRIVEMAMFLGTIVIIEYPSAFTLLQKGRWLIKCFQRKKRGTLGEIRWEVVDGVVQDNESLECLKRAVVNKQETM